The DNA segment CGCTGCCTCTGTGGATTCTTTTATGCAATTCGAGTCCCTGCCTTGAGCTATTCTCCTCGCCAGGACCGCCAGGGGTTCGGAAACCTCTCCTTCAATCGCATAGTTGATATAGGTGCGGCTGATCTCGTTGGTTTCGTTCAAGGAATTGGCAAGCCAAATCCCTATCGATGATAAAAAACTCCTTCTTGATCGCTCCACTCCTGCAGTGCTCCATAGACCAGCCAGGTAACCGACGATGAAATCATCGCCGGAAGGGGTAAGGCCAGGACCCAGTCCTATTAAGGGCTTTAAAGCAGAAGCGGCTTTGTCCACCTGCTTCTTACCAGTAGCATATAACAGCTTCGGAAAGCATTTCCTCGCAGTTTGAACGAGTATTTTCGTGCCAGACAACGGGAGTTGATTTTCCTCCAGGATGGAACCCTTAGTTAGGATGGCTGTAAGCCCATGGTTGCGGCAATGACACCGAAGTTCCTCCCACACCACCCTCAGGGCACCAAAAGCACCGGGTTTCTCTAAGTCGATCTGCACTGCCGATAGATTGGAGCGCCATGGTCGGGCAGAGCGTAGATCAATGGAAAGAGGTGACCCGCAAAATCTAAGAATATTTGCTCGGCAACCGACTGGCTGACCCAACTCGAGATAGTCCTCAAAGGTGAAATCCGAAGGTGTATCGAGGCGAAGACCCTGAGGAGCATTGTGCAAGCTTGATGACAGCAGGGTGATAAGAGATTGATCGTTGATGGTAATGTTACAGGCATGATGAAAAACACTATGGACGAATCCGTCGAAGTGGTTATTCACCACACCTTTTCCAGCTGAGATAGCCTGAAGGCGCATTGATTACCCCTGCGAAGCAACTTAAATTATCATCATCTCCCTTCTTTTACCCAACAACGAGAAGCTTCACCAGCAATGTGTGGACGCCGCTATATTTTCAGACATCAATAATCAGCGAATAAGGCAAGATAGGCTGTGATCACAGTAGGTTTGGTAGCCACAAAGCAACTCCGGGAAATACGATTAAGATTATCAAGACCACAAGGTCACAACCAAGGAAGGGCAACGCAGCTAAATACACATCCCGCATAGTTGTACCAGCTGGTGCTGCTGCTTTCACCGCGAATAAGCTGGTACCGAAGGGCGGCGTAGTCAATGCCATCTCAGCATTGAGAAGCATCAAGAGCCCAAACCAGATAGGATCAAAGCCCAGTGCCTCAACAACCGGCATAAAAATGGGAATGGTAACCATGAATATCGTAACGACCTCCATAATGGCTCCCAGTATGAGCACAACGATCATCATCCCAACTATAACCATGATCGGGGGAACTGGAAGACCGGCGACAAAGCCGCTGAGACCCCTGGTAATCCCTGCGAAAGCCAGGATCTGGCTGAACGTAGCGGAAGAGGCGAAGATCATAAGAATCATTACGGCAATCCTGACGGTGCCCCGCAGGGAAATCTTCACAAGGCTCCAGTCCAGCTTTCTGTAAAAACCGGCCAGCAGAAAGGAACCCAGAGCCCCCGTGACTGCGGACTGGGATGGAGTTGCCACTCCTAAGAAAATGAGCCCGAGGGTAAGAAAAACAATAAGCCCAAGGGGCAGCACATAGACGACTGTGTCATAGATTTTGCGAGAAAAAGGGGGACGTTCCACGGCGTACGCGGGGGCAATATCTTTTTGAATAGCAGATCTTGTAATAATATAGATCATATACAGCGCGGCAAGCATGAGCCCCGGAATGGCAGCGCCGATTAGGATCTTGGTTACCGATATCTTGGCTATAGCTGCCAGAACGATGGCGAGTCCGCTGGGGGGGATCATCATGGCCAGCCCACCTCCCCCCAAAATAGGCCCAATACTCATGGGCTTCTTGTAACCTTGCCTTTCCATTTCGGGACATAGCACAGTTGCCATTACGGTTGAGCTGGCCAGGGACGAACCGCTCATGGTGGCAAACAAGGTGGCGAACGCAATGCCGAGTATAGCTAACCTCCCGGGGACTGCTCCTAGCCATTCACCGAGAACCCTGAGCAAGGTAGTCCCCATGCCCGAATGGAAGATGACCATACCCATCAGGGTAAATTCCACAATAGCGAGCAGCGTGAAGCTGGATACGGCGGTTTGTATGTTAATCACGACCAACTCCATGCCTGGGCCTCCTCCCCATAAGGTAAGAGCGCCTCCCATGGTAAGCAGCATGAAAACGAAGGCGATGGGAAAGCCGGTCATCAGCAAGGTTATGAGGCTGGCGAAGAATATCAAGAGTAGGCTAGGCCATTCCATGGGATTTCCACCGTTAACTTATACTTAGGTCCTGTTTAGAAATTCTCGCCGAGAATGAGCGTGGCGCAGCCTGTCCAGAGGGCTTGTGGGTCGTCAGGTGAAGAACGTGAACTCACTATTGCCCGTCTCGGTTTTCCGCCGGCTAGCCGGCTTTCCCCATTTTCCATTGATTGAAGTACGTGGTCGTCCTGCGCAGGAATTGAATGCAAAGCGCTGCAGCCCCAACGGGTATCGGGAGCAGGAGGGGATACAAGAACGGTTTGATGGGACTCTCGGTACGAACCGTGCCAGCTAGGTACTCTTCTATTGTAGTTACGGAGCCGAAATAGGCGAGCGTGGCAGTGACAACGACTCCGACTGAGGATGTGGCCACCCCCATCAGTGCTTGGTGCCTTGCGTTCAACAACTCAACGATGATTTCCACCTTGATGTGGCCCTCCTCTCGTAAGAGCCAGGCCGCACCAAAAAAAGCCATGTAGACGAGAGAGTATTCGGATATCTCTATAGCCCACCCCTGCGCAGAACCAAAAAACTGCCGGCTGACGATATCGGAGAGGGTGAGCAATGTGGCCGACACC comes from the Candidatus Methylomirabilota bacterium genome and includes:
- a CDS encoding DUF2877 domain-containing protein, with the translated sequence MRLQAISAGKGVVNNHFDGFVHSVFHHACNITINDQSLITLLSSSLHNAPQGLRLDTPSDFTFEDYLELGQPVGCRANILRFCGSPLSIDLRSARPWRSNLSAVQIDLEKPGAFGALRVVWEELRCHCRNHGLTAILTKGSILEENQLPLSGTKILVQTARKCFPKLLYATGKKQVDKAASALKPLIGLGPGLTPSGDDFIVGYLAGLWSTAGVERSRRSFLSSIGIWLANSLNETNEISRTYINYAIEGEVSEPLAVLARRIAQGRDSNCIKESTEAA
- a CDS encoding TRAP transporter large permease subunit; this encodes MEWPSLLLIFFASLITLLMTGFPIAFVFMLLTMGGALTLWGGGPGMELVVINIQTAVSSFTLLAIVEFTLMGMVIFHSGMGTTLLRVLGEWLGAVPGRLAILGIAFATLFATMSGSSLASSTVMATVLCPEMERQGYKKPMSIGPILGGGGLAMMIPPSGLAIVLAAIAKISVTKILIGAAIPGLMLAALYMIYIITRSAIQKDIAPAYAVERPPFSRKIYDTVVYVLPLGLIVFLTLGLIFLGVATPSQSAVTGALGSFLLAGFYRKLDWSLVKISLRGTVRIAVMILMIFASSATFSQILAFAGITRGLSGFVAGLPVPPIMVIVGMMIVVLILGAIMEVVTIFMVTIPIFMPVVEALGFDPIWFGLLMLLNAEMALTTPPFGTSLFAVKAAAPAGTTMRDVYLAALPFLGCDLVVLIILIVFPGVALWLPNLL
- a CDS encoding TRAP transporter small permease; translated protein: MAKLGIAWDKCLDALFVVSAAAVVSATLLTLSDIVSRQFFGSAQGWAIEISEYSLVYMAFFGAAWLLREEGHIKVEIIVELLNARHQALMGVATSSVGVVVTATLAYFGSVTTIEEYLAGTVRTESPIKPFLYPLLLPIPVGAAALCIQFLRRTTTYFNQWKMGKAG